The Argiope bruennichi chromosome 9, qqArgBrue1.1, whole genome shotgun sequence genome contains a region encoding:
- the LOC129984037 gene encoding innexin inx2-like yields the protein MDKIFGSLKSLLKLNTVVIESHVFRLHYRATVIVLLAFSILVTSRQYIGDPIDCISRDDIPSKLLDNFCWIHSTFSVDSAWHKKVGEEVPYPGVDKYTPGENRKYHAYYQWVCFVLFLQAMLFYIPRYFWKMMEGGKMRHIILGLNNPIMSQEKKDENRKILVDYLYENMGNHKFYALWYFICESANFINVVGQMYLIDAFLGGEFSSYGTKVISFTGWDWAVRYDPMIKVFPRLTKCTFHRYGSSGDVQRHDAMCILPINIINEKIYIFLWFWFIILAVLSALIVAFHIVVFFWPQSRFLLLRSRARLTRPDYLDIVVRKCSHSDWFVLYLLYKNIDGLNYRDLIADFARKLDRKGIDMS from the coding sequence ATGGATAAGATTTTTGGATCGCTGAAAAGTTTACTTAAACTCAATACTGTTGTTATTGAGAGCCATGTATTCAGGCTTCACTATCGAGCTACTGTCATCGTACTGCTCGCTTTTAGCATCCTCGTGACGTCACGCCAGTATATTGGAGACCCCATTGATTGTATATCGAGAGACGATATACCGAGTAAACTTTTAGATAACTTTTGCTGGATCCACTCCACTTTTAGCGTCGATAGTGCTTGGCATAAAAAAGTAGGAGAGGAAGTTCCATACCCTGGTGTTGACAAGTACACTCCCGGAGAAAATCGGAAGTACCACGCTTACTATCAATGGGTATGTTTCGTGCTTTTCTTGCAAGCTATGCTTTTCTATATACCccgatatttttggaaaatgatggAAGGTGGGAAAATGCGTCACATTATTCTAGGTCTCAACAATCCTATCATGAGccaagaaaaaaaagatgaaaatcgAAAAATCCTGGTCGACTACCTTTACGAAAACATGGGTAACCACAAATTCTATGCCCTTTGGTACTTCATTTGTGAATCGGCTAATTTCATTAATGTTGTTGGTCAGATGTATCTAATTGATGCTTTCCTTGGAGGAGAATTTTCATCTTATGGTACCAAGGTCATCAGCTTCACCGGCTGGGACTGGGCTGTACGCTATGACCCCATGATCAAAGTTTTCCCACGGCTCACAAAATGTACTTTCCACAGATATGGTTCATCTGGAGATGTCCAGCGTCATGATGCTATGTGCATTCTTCCAATCAATATCATCAATGAAAAGATCTACATCTTCCTATGGTTTTGGTTCATTATTTTAGCTGTTCTGTCGGCTTTGATCGTGGCTTTCCACATTGTTGTGTTCTTTTGGCCACAATCCCGCTTCCTGCTGCTGAGATCCCGCGCACGTCTTACTCGACCGGATTATCTGGACATAGTCGTTCGTAAGTGTTCCCACAGCGATTGGTTTGTATTGTATCTTCTTTACAAGAATATCGACGGCCTTAATTATAGAGATCTTATAGCCGACTTTGCTCGTAAATTGGATCGAAAAGGTATTGACATGAGTTGA